Proteins from a single region of Sphaerochaeta globosa str. Buddy:
- the mgrA gene encoding L-glyceraldehyde 3-phosphate reductase encodes MYKPNPQRYDAMLYNRCGKSGLKLPAISLGLWQNFGDQTSLANARKMLHTAFDLGITHFDLANNYGPPPGSAELNFGKLLAQDFASYRDELVISTKAGYLMTPGPYGEWGSRKYLLNSLDASLMRMGLEYVDIFYSHRFDPDTPLEETMGALATAYHSGKCLYVGISSYSAAKTKEAYSLLKQMGIPLLIHQPSYSMLNRWVEADLLGTLDELGVGTICFSPLAQGMLTDRYLEDIPQGSRASRQGSSLSQNMLSEENLAHIRSLNDIAKERGQSLPQMALAWCLRRKEITSVLIGASSAEQVSENVAALQNLVFSSDELAKIDAYAKDGNINLWARSSKD; translated from the coding sequence ATGTATAAACCAAATCCTCAGCGTTACGATGCCATGTTGTATAATCGGTGTGGCAAAAGCGGCTTGAAGCTGCCTGCCATCTCACTCGGACTGTGGCAGAACTTCGGAGATCAGACATCTTTGGCGAATGCAAGAAAAATGTTGCATACGGCTTTTGATCTCGGTATCACCCACTTCGACTTGGCCAACAATTATGGGCCTCCCCCTGGTTCTGCAGAGCTTAACTTTGGAAAGCTTTTGGCTCAGGATTTTGCTTCCTACCGTGATGAATTGGTCATCTCCACCAAGGCCGGGTATCTGATGACTCCCGGTCCTTATGGGGAGTGGGGAAGCCGCAAATATCTTTTGAACAGTCTCGATGCAAGCCTGATGCGAATGGGCCTTGAGTATGTGGATATTTTCTACTCACACCGCTTTGATCCCGACACCCCCCTTGAGGAGACCATGGGGGCATTGGCTACTGCATACCATAGCGGAAAGTGCCTCTATGTGGGCATTTCCTCCTATTCGGCCGCCAAGACAAAGGAAGCGTATTCCCTTCTCAAGCAGATGGGTATTCCTTTGCTCATTCACCAACCCTCCTATTCCATGCTCAATCGTTGGGTTGAGGCAGATCTGTTGGGTACGTTGGATGAACTGGGAGTGGGGACCATCTGCTTCTCTCCCTTGGCCCAGGGCATGTTGACCGATCGCTACTTAGAGGATATTCCGCAGGGTAGCCGTGCTTCACGCCAAGGCAGTTCACTTTCCCAGAACATGCTCAGTGAGGAGAATCTGGCCCATATCCGTTCTCTCAACGATATTGCCAAAGAGCGTGGGCAAAGCTTACCGCAAATGGCTTTGGCTTGGTGTCTGAGACGAAAGGAGATAACCAGCGTCCTTATCGGTGCAAGTTCTGCTGAACAGGTTAGCGAAAATGTGGCTGCTTTGCAGAATTTGGTTTTCTCATCGGACGAGCTTGCAAAGATTGATGCGTACGCAAAGGATGGAAATATCAATCTTTGGGCTCGATCCAGCAAGGATTGA
- a CDS encoding permease, with product MKQVLKRYRSFLVVLVALVVTGLFNRELGEQVLNTTAYQLREMLLIIPPIFVLLGLLDIWVPKQTMVKYMGEGSGLKGILLALFIGSAAAGPLYGAFPVAAVFMKKGVTFSNVLIFLGAWSTTKIPMILFEFSALGIPFALTRLLVDIPGIIIIAYLLQALMGKKEIEAIYEKTQQNG from the coding sequence ATGAAGCAAGTTCTCAAGCGATATCGCTCTTTCTTGGTAGTATTGGTAGCCTTGGTGGTGACAGGCCTCTTCAATCGGGAACTCGGCGAACAGGTACTCAATACAACCGCCTACCAGCTTCGGGAGATGCTGCTCATAATTCCCCCGATTTTCGTGCTCCTGGGCCTTTTGGATATCTGGGTGCCCAAGCAGACCATGGTCAAATATATGGGAGAAGGAAGCGGCCTCAAGGGGATTCTCTTGGCCCTCTTCATCGGTTCGGCGGCCGCAGGTCCTTTGTATGGAGCGTTTCCCGTGGCTGCAGTCTTCATGAAGAAAGGGGTAACGTTCTCAAATGTCCTGATTTTCCTCGGAGCCTGGTCAACAACCAAGATCCCGATGATTCTCTTTGAATTCTCGGCATTAGGCATTCCCTTTGCCTTGACCCGCCTTCTGGTGGATATTCCCGGCATTATCATCATTGCCTACCTATTGCAGGCCCTGATGGGGAAAAAAGAGATTGAGGCTATCTATGAGAAGACTCAGCAGAACGGTTAG
- a CDS encoding lipocalin family protein — MKPSKKAGLFVIALVVMITLAGCATTVPEAEKLKTVDSLDLNRYLGSWYEVGRYQHPFEKNLVGAKAEYTLRDDGRIQVVNSGLKKTLDGKLTSVKAVAWRPNESAQGRLKVKFFGLFTSDYLVFGLDQETYQWAVVGNDSREFLWFLSRTPTISDEVLQTMKAIAIEQGYAMEKLFLVPQKLR; from the coding sequence ATGAAGCCAAGTAAGAAGGCGGGGTTGTTTGTCATCGCTCTTGTTGTGATGATAACGTTGGCCGGATGTGCCACGACGGTGCCGGAGGCTGAGAAATTGAAAACAGTGGATTCCCTTGATTTGAATCGGTATCTTGGTTCTTGGTATGAGGTTGGACGGTATCAGCACCCCTTTGAGAAGAATCTGGTAGGGGCGAAAGCTGAGTATACGTTGCGTGACGATGGGCGCATCCAGGTTGTAAATAGTGGATTGAAGAAGACTCTCGATGGCAAACTTACTTCGGTCAAAGCTGTAGCCTGGAGACCCAATGAATCCGCACAGGGGCGTCTGAAGGTAAAGTTCTTTGGCTTGTTCACTTCCGACTACCTTGTTTTCGGTCTTGACCAGGAAACCTATCAGTGGGCAGTGGTCGGCAATGATTCTCGAGAATTTCTCTGGTTCCTTTCCCGTACGCCCACCATCAGTGATGAGGTGCTGCAAACCATGAAGGCTATTGCCATTGAGCAGGGCTATGCTATGGAAAAACTCTTTCTGGTACCACAAAAGTTGCGATAA
- a CDS encoding CBS domain-containing protein produces MANVQTILDQKGKLVISIGPDDALSHALLKLTEHKIGALLVLNEQGDIKGILSERDIIRHFSKRLEHLNTASIKVREVMTTGVTYVKPHQSSEDCLHLMTAGHFRHLPVVEDDKVIGMISIGDVVKAALDERDFQIGELEHYITNAY; encoded by the coding sequence ATGGCAAATGTACAAACGATTCTGGATCAAAAAGGGAAATTAGTTATTAGTATTGGACCTGACGATGCCCTATCACATGCCCTTTTGAAACTTACCGAGCATAAAATTGGCGCGCTGTTGGTGCTCAATGAGCAGGGTGACATCAAGGGAATCCTCTCTGAACGAGACATTATCCGGCATTTCTCCAAGAGGCTCGAACACCTGAATACGGCTTCTATTAAGGTGCGGGAAGTGATGACCACCGGAGTAACCTATGTCAAACCGCATCAGAGTTCTGAAGACTGCCTCCATCTCATGACTGCAGGACACTTCCGTCACCTTCCGGTAGTCGAGGACGATAAAGTCATTGGTATGATTTCCATCGGGGATGTCGTTAAGGCTGCCTTGGACGAACGTGATTTCCAAATTGGAGAGCTTGAGCATTACATCACAAATGCTTACTAA
- a CDS encoding glutathione peroxidase, translated as MQAIYDFKAVANNQREFDFSTLQGKTLLIVNTASKCGFSPQYDDLEKLYQQFKDSNFLVIGFPCDQFAHQEPGSDADIAEYCRVNHGVTFPLMSKIEVNGKNTHPVFAFLKQQAPGKLGSTIKWNFTKFLVEKDGVTVHRYAPTESPLSLIPTLKEIL; from the coding sequence ATGCAAGCCATATATGATTTCAAGGCAGTTGCGAACAATCAGCGTGAATTCGACTTTTCCACGTTGCAGGGCAAGACCCTGCTGATTGTCAATACTGCCAGCAAATGTGGATTTTCACCTCAGTACGACGATTTGGAGAAACTGTACCAACAGTTCAAGGACTCCAATTTTTTGGTCATCGGATTCCCCTGTGACCAATTTGCGCATCAGGAACCCGGCAGTGATGCTGACATTGCAGAGTACTGCAGGGTGAATCATGGTGTTACTTTTCCGCTTATGAGTAAGATAGAAGTCAACGGAAAGAATACCCACCCCGTTTTTGCATTCCTGAAACAACAAGCTCCGGGAAAACTTGGTAGTACCATCAAATGGAATTTCACCAAGTTCTTGGTTGAGAAGGACGGGGTGACCGTACACCGGTATGCACCCACTGAATCCCCGCTCTCGCTGATCCCGACTCTGAAGGAGATACTCTAA
- a CDS encoding Crp/Fnr family transcriptional regulator codes for MEASIQCQSCVNDHCIRSVPLFASLQPEAVHALTSQMEHTSFQKGEILIREGDRATGFTVIRKGSAKAYRTNADGREQILYIFPANDYYGARFLFTEESVPYTVEALEETHVCILSKAQFASLIEAHSSVALQIIEAMANRMSRLETAMQSMGGRNADLRIASLLLEFKEPYGHYNGPYIEITLPLSREGLANYLGLARETLSRKLAQFESDGLIEQIGAKVIRIVDLQRLVSLSVMVD; via the coding sequence ATGGAAGCGTCCATTCAATGCCAGAGTTGTGTCAATGACCACTGCATCCGAAGCGTTCCGCTTTTTGCTTCCCTGCAACCTGAAGCGGTACATGCCCTCACTTCCCAAATGGAGCATACAAGCTTTCAGAAAGGGGAAATACTGATTCGTGAAGGGGATAGGGCGACCGGCTTCACTGTCATACGGAAAGGAAGCGCCAAAGCCTACCGGACCAATGCTGATGGCAGGGAGCAGATTCTCTATATTTTCCCAGCCAACGACTACTATGGTGCACGGTTCCTTTTTACCGAAGAGAGTGTTCCGTATACGGTCGAAGCATTGGAAGAAACCCACGTCTGCATCCTCAGTAAAGCACAGTTTGCCTCTCTGATTGAGGCGCACAGCTCAGTGGCACTGCAAATCATTGAGGCGATGGCAAATCGGATGAGCCGCCTTGAGACTGCCATGCAGAGCATGGGTGGCAGGAATGCTGACTTGAGGATTGCAAGCTTATTGCTCGAGTTCAAAGAGCCGTACGGACACTATAACGGCCCCTATATAGAAATAACCCTTCCTCTCAGTAGGGAAGGGTTGGCGAATTACCTCGGATTGGCTCGAGAGACGCTCAGCCGAAAACTGGCTCAATTCGAGAGTGATGGATTGATAGAGCAGATCGGGGCCAAGGTGATACGAATTGTGGACCTGCAGCGGTTGGTCAGCCTCTCTGTTATGGTCGACTAA
- the pflA gene encoding pyruvate formate-lyase-activating protein: protein MSVIGSVHSVESFGTLDGPGLRYVVFLQGCSLRCRYCHNPDTWNLNGGNLSDSEDLVQEILGYRNFIAKGGVTISGGEPLKQPQFALALLKRLKQEGLHTALDTAGSVPLELSKPVLDAADLILLDIKSLDDKLCFSLTGMGNANTLSTLAYCQSIGKKVWLRHVLVPGWTLDEQRLEELAAFLTAFSCIEQIELLPYHRMGQYKWEQLKLHYSFKDVPEPTAKQLRMARSVFEAQGLKVLMTNLGEEKENKVG from the coding sequence ATGTCAGTGATTGGATCTGTCCACTCCGTGGAAAGTTTTGGAACCTTGGATGGTCCGGGTCTCAGGTATGTTGTGTTTTTGCAAGGGTGCTCACTCAGATGCCGGTATTGCCATAATCCCGATACCTGGAATCTGAACGGGGGAAATCTTTCGGACAGCGAGGATTTGGTCCAAGAAATTCTGGGCTACCGGAATTTCATTGCCAAGGGCGGTGTTACCATCAGCGGCGGCGAGCCGCTGAAGCAGCCACAGTTCGCCCTTGCATTGCTCAAGCGCCTGAAACAGGAAGGTCTTCATACTGCACTCGATACGGCTGGCAGCGTCCCCTTGGAGCTGTCAAAACCGGTGCTGGATGCAGCGGACTTGATCCTTTTGGATATCAAGAGCTTGGATGACAAACTGTGCTTCAGCCTTACCGGAATGGGAAATGCAAACACCCTCTCCACCCTTGCCTACTGCCAAAGTATCGGCAAGAAGGTATGGCTAAGGCATGTGTTGGTTCCCGGATGGACACTCGATGAACAACGGCTAGAAGAACTGGCAGCCTTTCTTACAGCCTTCAGCTGCATCGAGCAGATCGAACTGCTTCCCTACCATCGGATGGGACAGTACAAGTGGGAGCAGTTGAAACTGCACTACTCCTTCAAGGATGTTCCCGAGCCTACAGCCAAGCAGCTTCGCATGGCCCGCTCGGTGTTTGAAGCGCAGGGCCTGAAGGTCCTGATGACCAATCTTGGAGAAGAGAAAGAAAACAAGGTCGGTTGA
- a CDS encoding permease, protein MNIILYSVTAILLILSFVKDKQKTHKALVKAWKAFENILPQFLVVILLVSLLLSLLDHAMILKIIGSESGWLGVLLAAIVGAVTLIPGFVAFPTAALLVNGGAGYMQIGAFISTLMMVGIVTLPVEIRYFGKKMAFYRNGLAFIFSFLVAFVIGQVMEVLV, encoded by the coding sequence ATGAACATCATCCTCTACAGTGTCACCGCCATTCTGCTCATCCTTTCCTTCGTGAAGGATAAACAGAAAACTCACAAGGCTCTTGTGAAAGCTTGGAAAGCATTTGAAAATATCCTTCCCCAGTTTCTGGTCGTCATTCTGTTGGTCAGCCTGCTGCTCAGTTTGTTGGACCATGCAATGATTCTGAAAATCATCGGCTCTGAATCGGGATGGCTCGGAGTCCTGCTCGCCGCCATTGTCGGGGCCGTCACCCTGATTCCAGGTTTCGTTGCCTTCCCTACTGCCGCTCTTTTGGTCAACGGAGGTGCCGGATACATGCAAATCGGCGCTTTCATCTCAACGTTGATGATGGTCGGCATAGTCACCCTTCCGGTTGAGATACGCTACTTTGGCAAAAAAATGGCATTCTATCGCAACGGCCTTGCTTTCATTTTCTCGTTCTTGGTTGCCTTTGTCATCGGACAAGTCATGGAGGTTCTGGTATGA
- the pflB gene encoding formate C-acetyltransferase, with product MDDREDQKYEINTRAFIVEHYTPYDGDASFLQGPTQRTVQLWDKLKDLLAIERQRGGMYDIDEKTISTITSHKNGYIDQELEQIVGLQTDQPLKRAIMPFGGIRLVHTELEAYGKTLPEDVDTVFTYRKTHNDGVFDVYTDEMKKVRHSGIITGLPDAYGRGRIIGDYRRVPLYGIDYLIAQKKEAKRTYTFDAMTEDVIRDREELSEQIRSLVELKEMALSYGCDIAKPAINTKEAIQWLYFAFLGATKEQNGAAMSLGRISTFLDIYAERDLKEGTFSEAEIQELVDHFIMKLRIIRFLRTPSYDQLFSGDPTWVTESIGGICVDGRHMVTKMSYRFLHSLTNLGPAPEPNLTVLWSQNLPQDFKHYCAQLSIETSSIQYENDDLMRADYGDDYGIACCVSAMRIGKQMQFFGARVNLAKTLLYAINGGRDEKSGEQIGPKFAPIQDEYLDYATVLDRFETMSGWLAKLYIDTLNVIHFMHDKYSYERLEMALHDEAIVRTMAGGIAGLSVVADSLSAIKYAKVKPIRDASGLAIDFEIEGTYPTYGNDDDRVDAIARDLVKSFMQKMKKHTTYRKSIPTLSVLTITSNVVYGKKTGSTPDGRKAGEPFAPGANPMHGRDQKGCVASMKSVAKLPYAYAQDGISYTFSIVPSTLGKNTGMQIANLTTLMDGYFAQTGHHINVNVMEKSTLLDAMDHPEKYPQLTIRVSGYAVNFIKLTREQQLDVIHRTFHESL from the coding sequence ATGGACGATAGAGAAGACCAGAAGTACGAAATCAACACGAGAGCTTTCATCGTTGAGCATTACACCCCCTACGATGGCGATGCTTCCTTCCTGCAGGGTCCGACACAACGCACCGTGCAGCTTTGGGACAAGCTCAAGGATTTGCTTGCAATTGAACGCCAACGAGGCGGCATGTACGATATCGATGAAAAGACCATCTCCACCATCACCAGTCACAAAAACGGGTATATCGACCAGGAATTGGAACAGATAGTAGGACTGCAAACCGACCAGCCGCTGAAGCGTGCAATCATGCCCTTTGGGGGCATCAGGTTGGTACACACCGAGCTTGAAGCCTACGGCAAAACCCTGCCCGAGGATGTGGATACGGTTTTTACCTACCGCAAAACCCATAATGACGGTGTTTTCGATGTCTATACCGATGAAATGAAGAAAGTCCGCCATAGCGGCATCATCACCGGCCTTCCCGACGCCTACGGGCGGGGAAGAATTATTGGTGATTACCGCCGTGTTCCCCTCTACGGAATCGATTACCTGATAGCGCAAAAGAAGGAAGCGAAGCGCACCTATACGTTTGATGCAATGACCGAGGACGTGATTCGTGATCGCGAGGAGCTCAGCGAGCAAATCCGCTCCTTGGTCGAGCTCAAGGAAATGGCCCTTTCCTACGGCTGTGATATCGCCAAGCCTGCGATCAATACCAAAGAAGCAATCCAGTGGCTCTACTTTGCCTTCCTTGGAGCAACCAAGGAACAGAATGGTGCTGCGATGAGCCTTGGCCGTATTTCCACGTTCCTTGACATCTATGCTGAACGGGACCTGAAGGAAGGAACCTTCAGCGAGGCGGAAATTCAGGAGTTGGTCGACCACTTCATCATGAAACTCAGAATCATCCGATTCCTGAGAACCCCCTCGTACGACCAGCTGTTCAGCGGAGACCCTACTTGGGTCACCGAATCGATCGGTGGCATATGCGTTGACGGACGGCACATGGTCACCAAGATGAGCTACCGCTTCCTGCACAGCCTGACCAACCTCGGGCCGGCACCCGAACCGAATCTCACCGTCCTTTGGAGCCAGAACCTGCCTCAGGACTTCAAGCACTATTGTGCACAGCTTTCGATTGAAACCTCCTCGATCCAGTATGAGAACGACGATCTGATGAGAGCCGACTATGGCGACGATTATGGTATTGCATGCTGCGTCTCGGCAATGCGCATCGGAAAGCAGATGCAGTTCTTCGGCGCCCGTGTAAATTTGGCCAAGACCTTGCTATATGCCATCAACGGCGGACGCGATGAGAAAAGCGGTGAGCAGATCGGTCCGAAGTTCGCCCCCATACAGGACGAGTACCTTGACTATGCCACGGTTCTTGATCGTTTTGAGACGATGAGCGGTTGGCTTGCCAAGCTGTATATCGATACGCTGAACGTCATCCATTTCATGCATGACAAATACAGCTACGAACGCCTTGAGATGGCGTTGCACGATGAAGCGATTGTCAGAACCATGGCCGGAGGGATTGCAGGTCTGAGCGTTGTGGCTGACAGCCTGTCCGCCATCAAGTATGCCAAGGTGAAGCCGATCAGGGACGCAAGTGGACTGGCCATTGATTTTGAAATCGAAGGAACCTACCCCACCTACGGAAACGACGATGACCGCGTCGATGCCATCGCACGGGACCTGGTGAAGTCCTTCATGCAGAAAATGAAGAAGCACACCACCTACCGAAAGAGCATCCCCACCCTTTCAGTGTTGACCATCACCAGCAATGTAGTCTATGGCAAGAAGACCGGCTCCACCCCCGATGGGAGAAAAGCAGGCGAACCGTTTGCACCGGGAGCGAACCCGATGCATGGAAGAGACCAAAAGGGCTGTGTTGCCAGCATGAAGAGTGTAGCGAAGCTACCGTATGCCTACGCCCAAGATGGTATCAGTTACACCTTCTCCATTGTTCCTTCCACACTTGGAAAGAACACGGGGATGCAGATTGCCAATCTTACCACCCTCATGGACGGGTACTTTGCCCAGACGGGCCATCACATCAATGTGAACGTCATGGAGAAGAGCACGCTGCTGGACGCCATGGATCACCCGGAGAAGTATCCCCAGCTGACGATCAGGGTCAGCGGGTATGCGGTCAACTTCATCAAGCTAACGCGAGAACAGCAGCTTGATGTCATTCACCGCACCTTCCACGAATCCCTGTAA
- a CDS encoding DUF438 domain-containing protein: MDDRKIARLKEIIEKLHSGVSSDAVKIEFEAEFGTVSAEELAAAERKLMESGAIQVEQVQKLCDVHASVFGSSIEEIHQGKQADKTPGHPAFVFIQENAGLTEFLDTEFSSAVMAYKQKKSDDAKANLLSALKSLSKLDKHYARKENLFFPYMEKAGITAPPKVMWGVDDEIRDLWKAAIHSLQTDGSVQESVLDKLLEQVHSMINKENNILMPMLQGVMDGDAWLTVARDSADIGYCFNGGIEGASPSDALTWYRWNASMSGKQDFAVKQEDSGEIVLPSGHFNLEELTWMLNTLPGDVTFVGVDDKVRYFSEGKDRVFPRTRSIVGREVAYCHPPKSLAVVQKLVEDFKAGLKDSESFWIQKGTSFILIRYFAVRNEKQEYLGVVEVTEEISSLRSLEGQKTLLS, from the coding sequence ATGGACGATAGAAAAATTGCGAGACTGAAAGAAATCATTGAGAAACTGCATAGCGGAGTCTCCAGTGATGCGGTGAAGATTGAGTTTGAAGCTGAATTCGGCACCGTAAGTGCAGAAGAATTGGCTGCAGCCGAGCGCAAGCTAATGGAAAGCGGTGCCATCCAAGTGGAGCAGGTGCAAAAGCTGTGTGATGTCCACGCCTCAGTCTTTGGCTCCAGCATAGAGGAGATTCACCAAGGCAAGCAGGCTGACAAGACACCGGGCCATCCCGCTTTTGTATTCATCCAGGAAAATGCCGGTTTGACTGAGTTCCTCGATACTGAATTCAGTTCTGCCGTAATGGCCTACAAACAGAAGAAAAGTGATGATGCTAAAGCCAATCTTCTTTCTGCATTGAAGAGTTTGAGCAAGCTGGACAAACACTATGCCCGCAAGGAGAATCTCTTTTTCCCGTATATGGAGAAGGCCGGCATAACCGCCCCTCCGAAAGTCATGTGGGGAGTGGATGATGAAATTCGGGATCTGTGGAAAGCTGCTATCCATAGCCTCCAAACTGATGGCAGCGTGCAGGAATCTGTGCTGGATAAGCTACTAGAACAGGTGCACAGCATGATCAACAAGGAGAACAATATCCTTATGCCGATGCTGCAGGGTGTCATGGATGGTGATGCATGGCTTACTGTCGCCCGTGATAGCGCCGATATCGGTTACTGTTTCAACGGTGGCATTGAGGGGGCAAGCCCTTCAGATGCTCTTACTTGGTATCGTTGGAATGCAAGCATGAGCGGCAAGCAGGATTTTGCTGTGAAGCAGGAGGACAGCGGTGAAATCGTATTGCCCAGTGGTCATTTTAACCTCGAGGAATTGACTTGGATGCTCAACACGCTTCCTGGTGATGTTACCTTTGTAGGAGTGGATGACAAAGTCCGGTATTTCAGCGAGGGCAAGGACAGGGTATTTCCGCGGACTCGCAGCATTGTTGGTCGCGAAGTAGCGTATTGCCATCCTCCCAAGAGCCTTGCAGTTGTACAAAAACTGGTGGAGGATTTTAAAGCCGGCCTGAAAGACAGTGAATCCTTTTGGATCCAGAAAGGGACCAGCTTCATCCTCATCCGCTATTTTGCCGTACGAAACGAGAAACAAGAGTATTTGGGTGTTGTCGAAGTGACCGAAGAAATTTCCTCACTGAGGAGTTTGGAAGGTCAGAAGACACTGCTCAGTTAA
- a CDS encoding MarR family winged helix-turn-helix transcriptional regulator: MAHDQLLLSNQLCFRFYALERELMAAYRPLLDHLGLTYAQYITLLYLWEHEKATVGELCSALSLDTGTMSPLLKRLESAGLIERHRLVSDERTVEVILTQKGRELEQKAVSIPSHIATCLLSSDRDEQGKKYAQLRQMLDETLEQLKQTRRQRDGGRYYEAK, translated from the coding sequence ATGGCCCATGACCAACTCTTGCTTTCCAATCAACTTTGTTTTCGCTTCTATGCCTTGGAACGGGAGCTCATGGCTGCCTACCGACCTCTTCTCGATCATCTGGGTCTGACCTATGCCCAGTACATCACACTGCTCTATCTATGGGAGCATGAGAAAGCGACGGTTGGAGAACTGTGCAGTGCCTTGAGCCTCGATACAGGGACTATGTCACCACTGCTCAAGCGCTTGGAATCGGCCGGTCTCATCGAACGACACCGCCTTGTCAGCGATGAACGGACTGTTGAGGTCATCCTCACCCAAAAAGGCCGTGAATTGGAGCAGAAGGCTGTTTCCATTCCCAGTCATATAGCAACCTGCCTGCTCAGCAGCGACCGCGATGAGCAAGGCAAGAAATATGCACAATTGAGGCAGATGCTCGATGAGACGCTCGAGCAACTCAAGCAAACTCGCAGGCAACGGGATGGAGGAAGGTACTATGAAGCCAAGTAA